From Anopheles arabiensis isolate DONGOLA chromosome 3, AaraD3, whole genome shotgun sequence, a single genomic window includes:
- the LOC120902620 gene encoding apomucin, which yields MGNGMNKVMPGLYIGNYRDSKDYQQLDRYGITHIVSIHDSPRRFHPDKHYLCVIAADKPDQNLSQYFSVCNDFIHSARLKQGNVLIHCLAGMSRSVTVAVAYIMCVTPLSWKEALKVVRAGRSIANPNLGFQNQLQDFETNKLIEERRRLKERFPSLALELTDKEQCYLALDYYEELLESKGVCEGHCKFGKDCPTGICRTDSRGGIRPSRKPSLSSKKQYNTSLSTSPSTSSQLSVRSAGNPASGGGGGAQSCPTSPRCSKALSQRQGGGGAATRHPDNPRAAGEYAAEIDLGEISELRRSSSIVSTFRPRSSPAGLYSYTGSAPPSVHGSRVDLSVSGGTGSAIYLGASGSGSSGATGASGATSGSAGNSPGPGRRLSMRSTPKSTPRSTPESSPKASPKKSASSRSLASSTTTASPKKSVSGSGRTATVTPVTTSTPPSSNSGPPRKEPADKPTGKLTSKTTVPGSGANASAATTTTTTSSSSSVPSRACTATRTPSIVIDITTTTATITTGVTSSGKDAAYGRSDEKRDTTSKDKTKPGASTTNTSSKAVIANNNANSRAMKKE from the exons ATGGGAAATGGCATGAACAAG GTCATGCCCGGGCTGTACATTGGGAACTATAGGGACTCGAAAGACTACCAGCAGCTGGATCGATACGGCATCACGCACATCGTCTCCATCCACGACAGTCCGCGACGTTTTCATCCA GACAAACACTACCTGTGTGTGATTGCTGCGGACAAGCCGGACCAAAACCTGTCCCAGTACTTTTCGGTGTGCAATGATTTCATCCACTCCGCCCGGCTAAAGCAGGGCAACGTGCTGATCCACTGTTTGGCCGGCATGTCCCGCTCGGTCACGGTGGCAGTCGCCTACATCATGTGCGTCACGCCGCTCAGCTGGAAGGAAGCGCTCAAG GTAGTACGTGCCGGTCGCTCGATTGCGAATCCGAATCTGGGTTTCCAGAATCAGCTACAAGACTTCGAGACCAATAAATTGATAGAG GAGCGGAGACGGCTAAAGGAGCGCTTCCCAAGCTTGGCGCTCGAGTTGACGGACAAGGAGCAGTGCTACCTGGCGCTGGACTACTACGAGGAGCTGCTGGAAAGCAAGGGCGTTTGCGAGGGTCACTGCAAGTTTGGCAAGGACTGTCCAACGG GAATCTGCCGGACGGACTCCCGCGGTGGTATAAGACCTTCCCGTAAGCCGAGTCTTTCGTCGAAAAAGCAATACAACACTTCGCTCTCAACGTCGCCCTCGACCTCGTCCCAGCTGTCGGTGCGCAGTGCGGGCAATCCGgccagcggtggtggtggtggagcccAGTCCTGCCCGACGTCGCCCCGCTGCTCGAAAGCGCTGAGTCAGCGGCAGGGTGGCGGTGGAGCTGCCACCCGGCATCCGGACAACCCGCGGGCAGCCGGTGAGTATGCGGCCGAAATCGATCTGGGAGAAATTTCGGAACTGCggcgaagcagcagcatcgtcagTACCTTTCGTCCTCGGAGTAGCCCGGCCGGGCTGTACTCTTATACGG GTTCAGCGCCACCCTCCGTGCACGGGTCGCGGGTTGACTTGAGCGTTAGCGGCGGTACCGGGTCGGCCATCTATCTTGGTGCTAGTGGTAGTGGCTCCAGCGGAGCAACGGGCGCGTCTGGAGCAACCAGTGGATCTGCCGGCAACTCACCCGGACCGGGACGACGTCTCAGTATGCGCTCCACGCCCAAATCTACGCCCCGCTCCACGCCAGAGTCCTCGCCGAAGGCATCCCCGAAGAAGAGTGCCTCTTCAAGGTCCCTCGCAAGCTCCACAACCACCGCATCGCCCAAGAAAAGCGTTTCCGGCAGTGGACGTACAGCGACGGTGACACCGGTCACCACGTCGACACCTCCGAGCAGTAACTCGGGCCCCCCGAGAAAAGAGCCTGCCGACAAGCCGACGGGCAAACTAACCTCAAAAACCACCGTCCCGGGAAGTGGCGCTAATGCGAGTgccgctaccaccaccaccactaccagcagcagcagcagtgtaccGAGCAGGGCGTGTACAGCCACGCGTACTCCTTCAATTGTGATAGACATAACCACAACTACGGCTACAATTACGACGGGCGTGACGTCCTCCGGCAAGGATGCCGCTTACGGCCGATCGGACGAAAAGCGGGACACCACGTCCAAGGACAAGACTAAACCCGGTGCAAgcaccaccaacacatccaGCAAAGCAGTGATTGCGAACAATAATGCCAACAGTAGAGCGATGAAGAAGGAATAG
- the LOC120904864 gene encoding serine/threonine-protein kinase BRSK2 isoform X3: protein MSREVQKENATPSSASTGTEGHQYVGPYRLERTLGKGQTGLVKLGVHCVLGKKVAIKIINREKLSESVLMKVEREIAIMKLIDHPHVLGLTDVYENRKYLYLVLEHVSGGELFDYLVKKGRLTPKEARKFFRQIISALDFCHSHSICHRDLKPENLLLDDKNNIKIADFGMASLQPAGSMLETSCGSPHYACPEVIRGEKYDGRRADVWSCGVILYALLVGALPFDDDNLRQLLEKVKRGVFHIPHFVPPDCQSLLKGMIEVNPEKRLTLAEINKHPWVTAGGKGELELELPMMEVVQTHVIPNASAVDTDVLNAICSLGCFKEKDKLIQELLSPHHNTEKVIYFLLLDRKRRRPAIEDEEDVLRPRNDIIEIADPPRKRLDTCRINGSSSLSYGQISEGSPLTSRRQTFNNGHRSHSGSTSGGSRRSPSSVPLSRSSYQSPTRGVVVNSSQPLNQLHPPSSPNAASNRHSNYSPRSSTKSQVIDSSSPVHHRANSGPAVTVGLFSETDSNNMTSSINAIPGSPILGSPQQLQAVTTGSQLWKTRLTNIKNSFLGSPKFHRRKMQISTEEVHLTPESSPELTKKSWFGNLMTTEKDETFTVLVKGKPLATVKAHLIHAFLSMTELSHSVLSPMSFRVEYKRGGTGPTMFQRHVRIQVDINTICKQGDVGDMLFAITFTLISGNIRRFRRICEHIQAQVCSKRYPALSSPTNQHNNKVANSVAESISCGSDSSDRINYNKHLGIHGT, encoded by the exons atgaGTCGCGAGGTGCAGAAGGAGAATGCCACCCCGAGCAGTGCGAGCACGGGAACCGAGGGGCACCAGTACGTCGGGCCGTACAGGCTCGAGCGGACGCTCGGCAAGGGCCAGACGGGGCTGGTCAAGCTCGGGGTCCACTGCGTGCTCGGCAAGAAGGTGGCGATCAAGATTATTAACCGGGAAAAGCTGAGCGAGTCGGTGCTGATGAAA GTCGAGCGAGAGATTGCCATCATGAAGCTTATCGACCATCCGCACGTGCTGGGGCTAACGGATGTGTACGAAAACAGAAAGTATCT CTATCTCGTCCTGGAGCACGTGTCCGGTGGCGAGCTGTTCGACTATCTCGTGAAGAAGGGCCGCCTAACGCCGAAGGAGGCGCGCAAGTTCTTCCGCCAGATCATCTCCGCGCTGGACTTTTGCCATTCGCACTCGATATG CCACCGGGATTTAAAGCCGGAAAATCTGTTGCTGGACGACAAGAACAACATCAAGATTGCGGACTTTGGCATGGCATCGCTGCAGCCGGCCGGCTCGATGCTGGAAACGTCCTGCGGATCGCCTCACTACGCCTGCCCGGAGGTTATTCGG GGTGAAAAGTATGACGGTCGCCGGGCGGACGTGTGGTCCTGCGGTGTCATCCTGTACGCGCTGCTGGTCGGTGCGCTTCCGTTCGACGACGACAACCTGCGCCAGCTGCTGGAGAAGGTGAAGCGGGGCGTGTTTCACATACCACACTTTGTGCCGCCGGACTGTCAAAGTCTGCTCAAGGGCATGATCGAGGTGAACCCGGAAAAGCGGCTTACA TTGGCAGAAATCAACAAACATCCCTGGGTGACGGCTGGTGGTAAAGGTGAGCTGGAGCTGGAACTACCCATGATGGAGGTAGTGCAGACGCACGTCATCCCGAACGCGTCCGCGGTCGATACGGACGTGCTCAATGCCATCTGTTCGCTCGGTTGCTTCAAGGAGAAGGACAAGCTGATACAGGAGCTGCTTAGCCCACA CCACAACACGGAAAAGGTGATTTACTTCCTGCTGCTGGACCGGAAACGAAGGCGACCGGCGatcgaggacgaggaggacgtgCTGAGACCGCGCAACGACATCATAGAGATCGCCGACCCGCCCCGGAAACGGCTCGATACGTGCCGGatcaacggcagcagcagcctttcGTACGGCCAGATCAGCGAGGGTTCGCCGCTTACCTCCCGGCGACAGACGTTCAACAACGGGCACCGCAGCCACAGTGGCAGCACCAGTGGCGGCAGCCGCCGGTCACCCTCGTCCGTGCCACTGTCGCGCAGTTCATATCAGAGTCCAACGCGCGGCGTAGTGGTCAACTCCTCGCAGCCACTCA atcAACTCCATCCACCATCGTCTCCTAATGCGGCCTCGAACCGGCACTCGAACTACTCGCCCAGAAGCAGCACCAAGTCGCAGGTCATCGATTCATCCTCGCCAGTGCACCATCGGGCCAACTCGGGACCGGCCGTGACCGTGGGTCTCTTTTCCGAAACGGACTCTAACAACA TGACATCATCAATCAATGCCATCCCGGGCTCGCCGATACTGGGCAGTCCGCAGCAGCTGCAAGCCGTCACCACCGGCAGCCAGCTGTGGAAGACACGACTGACGAACATCAAGAATAGTTTCCTAGGAAGTCCAAAGTTTCATCGTAGAAAAATGCAAA TATCAACTGAAGAAGTGCATCTTACTCCGGAGTCATCGCCGGAGCTGACGAAAAAGTCTTGGTTCGGCAACCTGATGACGACCGAAAAGGACGAAACGTTCACAGTATTAGTGAAGGGTAAGCCGCTAGCGACGGTCAAAGCTCACCTGATCCATGCCTTTCTGTCG ATGACTGAGCTGTCGCACAGCGTCCTCTCGCCAATGTCTTTCCGGGTGGAGTACAAGCGGGGCGGTACCGGACCGACCATGTTCCAGCGGCACGTCCGGATACAGGTCGACATCAACACGATCTGCAAGCAGGGCGACGTCGGCGACATGCTGTTCGCCATCACGTTCACGCTAATCTCGGGCAACATCCGCCGGTTCCGGCGCATCTGCGAGCACATCCAGGCGCAGGTCTGCTCCAAACGCTACCCGGCCCTCAGCAGCCCCACCaaccagcacaacaacaagGTGGCGAACAGTGTGGCGGAAAGCATATCCTGCGGGTCGGATTCGAGCGATCGCATCAACTACAACAAACAC CTCGGAATCCACGGAACGTGA
- the LOC120904864 gene encoding serine/threonine-protein kinase BRSK2 isoform X1, with amino-acid sequence MSREVQKENATPSSASTGTEGHQYVGPYRLERTLGKGQTGLVKLGVHCVLGKKVAIKIINREKLSESVLMKVEREIAIMKLIDHPHVLGLTDVYENRKYLYLVLEHVSGGELFDYLVKKGRLTPKEARKFFRQIISALDFCHSHSICHRDLKPENLLLDDKNNIKIADFGMASLQPAGSMLETSCGSPHYACPEVIRGEKYDGRRADVWSCGVILYALLVGALPFDDDNLRQLLEKVKRGVFHIPHFVPPDCQSLLKGMIEVNPEKRLTLAEINKHPWVTAGGKGELELELPMMEVVQTHVIPNASAVDTDVLNAICSLGCFKEKDKLIQELLSPHHNTEKVIYFLLLDRKRRRPAIEDEEDVLRPRNDIIEIADPPRKRLDTCRINGSSSLSYGQISEGSPLTSRRQTFNNGHRSHSGSTSGGSRRSPSSVPLSRSSYQSPTRGVVVNSSQPLNQLHPPSSPNAASNRHSNYSPRSSTKSQVIDSSSPVHHRANSGPAVTVGLFSETDSNNMTSSINAIPGSPILGSPQQLQAVTTGSQLWKTRLTNIKNSFLGSPKFHRRKMQISTEEVHLTPESSPELTKKSWFGNLMTTEKDETFTVLVKGKPLATVKAHLIHAFLSMTELSHSVLSPMSFRVEYKRGGTGPTMFQRHVRIQVDINTICKQGDVGDMLFAITFTLISGNIRRFRRICEHIQAQVCSKRYPALSSPTNQHNNKVANSVAESISCGSDSSDRINYNKHKESDIEQETFYDTTSIGKTRRSSATSSNKNSVSSDEIEIKTVRSSSESTERERERSTERPAAMSGSALV; translated from the exons atgaGTCGCGAGGTGCAGAAGGAGAATGCCACCCCGAGCAGTGCGAGCACGGGAACCGAGGGGCACCAGTACGTCGGGCCGTACAGGCTCGAGCGGACGCTCGGCAAGGGCCAGACGGGGCTGGTCAAGCTCGGGGTCCACTGCGTGCTCGGCAAGAAGGTGGCGATCAAGATTATTAACCGGGAAAAGCTGAGCGAGTCGGTGCTGATGAAA GTCGAGCGAGAGATTGCCATCATGAAGCTTATCGACCATCCGCACGTGCTGGGGCTAACGGATGTGTACGAAAACAGAAAGTATCT CTATCTCGTCCTGGAGCACGTGTCCGGTGGCGAGCTGTTCGACTATCTCGTGAAGAAGGGCCGCCTAACGCCGAAGGAGGCGCGCAAGTTCTTCCGCCAGATCATCTCCGCGCTGGACTTTTGCCATTCGCACTCGATATG CCACCGGGATTTAAAGCCGGAAAATCTGTTGCTGGACGACAAGAACAACATCAAGATTGCGGACTTTGGCATGGCATCGCTGCAGCCGGCCGGCTCGATGCTGGAAACGTCCTGCGGATCGCCTCACTACGCCTGCCCGGAGGTTATTCGG GGTGAAAAGTATGACGGTCGCCGGGCGGACGTGTGGTCCTGCGGTGTCATCCTGTACGCGCTGCTGGTCGGTGCGCTTCCGTTCGACGACGACAACCTGCGCCAGCTGCTGGAGAAGGTGAAGCGGGGCGTGTTTCACATACCACACTTTGTGCCGCCGGACTGTCAAAGTCTGCTCAAGGGCATGATCGAGGTGAACCCGGAAAAGCGGCTTACA TTGGCAGAAATCAACAAACATCCCTGGGTGACGGCTGGTGGTAAAGGTGAGCTGGAGCTGGAACTACCCATGATGGAGGTAGTGCAGACGCACGTCATCCCGAACGCGTCCGCGGTCGATACGGACGTGCTCAATGCCATCTGTTCGCTCGGTTGCTTCAAGGAGAAGGACAAGCTGATACAGGAGCTGCTTAGCCCACA CCACAACACGGAAAAGGTGATTTACTTCCTGCTGCTGGACCGGAAACGAAGGCGACCGGCGatcgaggacgaggaggacgtgCTGAGACCGCGCAACGACATCATAGAGATCGCCGACCCGCCCCGGAAACGGCTCGATACGTGCCGGatcaacggcagcagcagcctttcGTACGGCCAGATCAGCGAGGGTTCGCCGCTTACCTCCCGGCGACAGACGTTCAACAACGGGCACCGCAGCCACAGTGGCAGCACCAGTGGCGGCAGCCGCCGGTCACCCTCGTCCGTGCCACTGTCGCGCAGTTCATATCAGAGTCCAACGCGCGGCGTAGTGGTCAACTCCTCGCAGCCACTCA atcAACTCCATCCACCATCGTCTCCTAATGCGGCCTCGAACCGGCACTCGAACTACTCGCCCAGAAGCAGCACCAAGTCGCAGGTCATCGATTCATCCTCGCCAGTGCACCATCGGGCCAACTCGGGACCGGCCGTGACCGTGGGTCTCTTTTCCGAAACGGACTCTAACAACA TGACATCATCAATCAATGCCATCCCGGGCTCGCCGATACTGGGCAGTCCGCAGCAGCTGCAAGCCGTCACCACCGGCAGCCAGCTGTGGAAGACACGACTGACGAACATCAAGAATAGTTTCCTAGGAAGTCCAAAGTTTCATCGTAGAAAAATGCAAA TATCAACTGAAGAAGTGCATCTTACTCCGGAGTCATCGCCGGAGCTGACGAAAAAGTCTTGGTTCGGCAACCTGATGACGACCGAAAAGGACGAAACGTTCACAGTATTAGTGAAGGGTAAGCCGCTAGCGACGGTCAAAGCTCACCTGATCCATGCCTTTCTGTCG ATGACTGAGCTGTCGCACAGCGTCCTCTCGCCAATGTCTTTCCGGGTGGAGTACAAGCGGGGCGGTACCGGACCGACCATGTTCCAGCGGCACGTCCGGATACAGGTCGACATCAACACGATCTGCAAGCAGGGCGACGTCGGCGACATGCTGTTCGCCATCACGTTCACGCTAATCTCGGGCAACATCCGCCGGTTCCGGCGCATCTGCGAGCACATCCAGGCGCAGGTCTGCTCCAAACGCTACCCGGCCCTCAGCAGCCCCACCaaccagcacaacaacaagGTGGCGAACAGTGTGGCGGAAAGCATATCCTGCGGGTCGGATTCGAGCGATCGCATCAACTACAACAAACAC AAGGAGTCCGACATTGAGCAGGAAACGTTCTACGATACGACAAGCATTGGGAAGACGCGCCGATCGTCGGCCACCTCCTCCAACAAGAACTCAGTGTCGTCGGACGAGATTGAAATCAAAACAGTACGCTCCAG CTCGGAATCCACGGAACGTGAGCGGGAACGCAGCACGGAACGGCCGGCGGCCATGTCCGGTAGTGCGCTGGTATGA
- the LOC120904864 gene encoding serine/threonine-protein kinase BRSK2 isoform X2, whose amino-acid sequence MSREVQKENATPSSASTGTEGHQYVGPYRLERTLGKGQTGLVKLGVHCVLGKKVAIKIINREKLSESVLMKVEREIAIMKLIDHPHVLGLTDVYENRKYLYLVLEHVSGGELFDYLVKKGRLTPKEARKFFRQIISALDFCHSHSICHRDLKPENLLLDDKNNIKIADFGMASLQPAGSMLETSCGSPHYACPEVIRGEKYDGRRADVWSCGVILYALLVGALPFDDDNLRQLLEKVKRGVFHIPHFVPPDCQSLLKGMIEVNPEKRLTLAEINKHPWVTAGGKGELELELPMMEVVQTHVIPNASAVDTDVLNAICSLGCFKEKDKLIQELLSPHHNTEKVIYFLLLDRKRRRPAIEDEEDVLRPRNDIIEIADPPRKRLDTCRINGSSSLSYGQISEGSPLTSRRQTFNNGHRSHSGSTSGGSRRSPSSVPLSRSSYQSPTRGVVVNSSQPLNQLHPPSSPNAASNRHSNYSPRSSTKSQVIDSSSPVHHRANSGPAVTVGLFSETDSNNMTSSINAIPGSPILGSPQQLQAVTTGSQLWKTRLTNIKNSFLGSPKFHRRKMQISTEEVHLTPESSPELTKKSWFGNLMTTEKDETFTVLVKGKPLATVKAHLIHAFLSMTELSHSVLSPMSFRVEYKRGGTGPTMFQRHVRIQVDINTICKQGDVGDMLFAITFTLISGNIRRFRRICEHIQAQVCSKRYPALSSPTNQHNNKVANSVAESISCGSDSSDRINYNKHESDIEQETFYDTTSIGKTRRSSATSSNKNSVSSDEIEIKTVRSSSESTERERERSTERPAAMSGSALV is encoded by the exons atgaGTCGCGAGGTGCAGAAGGAGAATGCCACCCCGAGCAGTGCGAGCACGGGAACCGAGGGGCACCAGTACGTCGGGCCGTACAGGCTCGAGCGGACGCTCGGCAAGGGCCAGACGGGGCTGGTCAAGCTCGGGGTCCACTGCGTGCTCGGCAAGAAGGTGGCGATCAAGATTATTAACCGGGAAAAGCTGAGCGAGTCGGTGCTGATGAAA GTCGAGCGAGAGATTGCCATCATGAAGCTTATCGACCATCCGCACGTGCTGGGGCTAACGGATGTGTACGAAAACAGAAAGTATCT CTATCTCGTCCTGGAGCACGTGTCCGGTGGCGAGCTGTTCGACTATCTCGTGAAGAAGGGCCGCCTAACGCCGAAGGAGGCGCGCAAGTTCTTCCGCCAGATCATCTCCGCGCTGGACTTTTGCCATTCGCACTCGATATG CCACCGGGATTTAAAGCCGGAAAATCTGTTGCTGGACGACAAGAACAACATCAAGATTGCGGACTTTGGCATGGCATCGCTGCAGCCGGCCGGCTCGATGCTGGAAACGTCCTGCGGATCGCCTCACTACGCCTGCCCGGAGGTTATTCGG GGTGAAAAGTATGACGGTCGCCGGGCGGACGTGTGGTCCTGCGGTGTCATCCTGTACGCGCTGCTGGTCGGTGCGCTTCCGTTCGACGACGACAACCTGCGCCAGCTGCTGGAGAAGGTGAAGCGGGGCGTGTTTCACATACCACACTTTGTGCCGCCGGACTGTCAAAGTCTGCTCAAGGGCATGATCGAGGTGAACCCGGAAAAGCGGCTTACA TTGGCAGAAATCAACAAACATCCCTGGGTGACGGCTGGTGGTAAAGGTGAGCTGGAGCTGGAACTACCCATGATGGAGGTAGTGCAGACGCACGTCATCCCGAACGCGTCCGCGGTCGATACGGACGTGCTCAATGCCATCTGTTCGCTCGGTTGCTTCAAGGAGAAGGACAAGCTGATACAGGAGCTGCTTAGCCCACA CCACAACACGGAAAAGGTGATTTACTTCCTGCTGCTGGACCGGAAACGAAGGCGACCGGCGatcgaggacgaggaggacgtgCTGAGACCGCGCAACGACATCATAGAGATCGCCGACCCGCCCCGGAAACGGCTCGATACGTGCCGGatcaacggcagcagcagcctttcGTACGGCCAGATCAGCGAGGGTTCGCCGCTTACCTCCCGGCGACAGACGTTCAACAACGGGCACCGCAGCCACAGTGGCAGCACCAGTGGCGGCAGCCGCCGGTCACCCTCGTCCGTGCCACTGTCGCGCAGTTCATATCAGAGTCCAACGCGCGGCGTAGTGGTCAACTCCTCGCAGCCACTCA atcAACTCCATCCACCATCGTCTCCTAATGCGGCCTCGAACCGGCACTCGAACTACTCGCCCAGAAGCAGCACCAAGTCGCAGGTCATCGATTCATCCTCGCCAGTGCACCATCGGGCCAACTCGGGACCGGCCGTGACCGTGGGTCTCTTTTCCGAAACGGACTCTAACAACA TGACATCATCAATCAATGCCATCCCGGGCTCGCCGATACTGGGCAGTCCGCAGCAGCTGCAAGCCGTCACCACCGGCAGCCAGCTGTGGAAGACACGACTGACGAACATCAAGAATAGTTTCCTAGGAAGTCCAAAGTTTCATCGTAGAAAAATGCAAA TATCAACTGAAGAAGTGCATCTTACTCCGGAGTCATCGCCGGAGCTGACGAAAAAGTCTTGGTTCGGCAACCTGATGACGACCGAAAAGGACGAAACGTTCACAGTATTAGTGAAGGGTAAGCCGCTAGCGACGGTCAAAGCTCACCTGATCCATGCCTTTCTGTCG ATGACTGAGCTGTCGCACAGCGTCCTCTCGCCAATGTCTTTCCGGGTGGAGTACAAGCGGGGCGGTACCGGACCGACCATGTTCCAGCGGCACGTCCGGATACAGGTCGACATCAACACGATCTGCAAGCAGGGCGACGTCGGCGACATGCTGTTCGCCATCACGTTCACGCTAATCTCGGGCAACATCCGCCGGTTCCGGCGCATCTGCGAGCACATCCAGGCGCAGGTCTGCTCCAAACGCTACCCGGCCCTCAGCAGCCCCACCaaccagcacaacaacaagGTGGCGAACAGTGTGGCGGAAAGCATATCCTGCGGGTCGGATTCGAGCGATCGCATCAACTACAACAAACAC GAGTCCGACATTGAGCAGGAAACGTTCTACGATACGACAAGCATTGGGAAGACGCGCCGATCGTCGGCCACCTCCTCCAACAAGAACTCAGTGTCGTCGGACGAGATTGAAATCAAAACAGTACGCTCCAG CTCGGAATCCACGGAACGTGAGCGGGAACGCAGCACGGAACGGCCGGCGGCCATGTCCGGTAGTGCGCTGGTATGA